The DNA sequence tttgCATCGAGCCGTAGTGGCCAAcatgcatttatagttctgcgttggtgtgtctACATCGTTCTGTGAGTATAGTCAAAATGCTaattatacattcataaataaacaatGGCAATATAAGCAATTCGTggattatttataaaattattgtagcattagttcaaagtatgtgaacatgttgaaatttaggcacacattatttattatatatgttgCCTGCATTGGAGggagaaaataaatgaggaaaatacTGTATTCATGCTCGcttgagtcgcttaaataataataaatacatatgttGACGTTCCGTGCTGAAAGATAAATCATCAAATTAAATAACTACTCGCCTGAATTACACAAAATGGGTGgtgttttaaagactttacattATAGGAAATTTAACCCCCTTGCTTAAAAAGTGTTCCATAATTTATGAAATATGATCATCGCTGTACGCCGctgtcaaacatacggtcaaaaCATCGTGCAGATTGGAAAGTTCGTGAGTAGAATGCAACACGTTATTTTAAGTAAAAGTCCTGAGAAAAAAGTGTTGagtttataaactgtataaagATTAAAGACAGAAGTAtacgcttgtaacttcatgaaacacaaacagaacgtAAAACCAGCAGATGTTCCTGATTAAGAAAATTGCTTTAATGATcccgagtccaaatacaatgtgatatgatgcatagatctAAGATAATCTTGGATGAAATGCAACGTTAACTCAGATATCCTTGTTATCATCCCGGGGTgtggtctctggttacaaagtggaATAAACACTGCTGTAGTGGTAACAGCCGTAGCTACGCATAGCCTACAGCGTAGGTTTgatgctgaaatataaatcagCCTTTACAGGTCCAGGCAGAATGGCAGTAGATTGATTAGACTTTAATTTTGCCAGGTAATGTTTAAGGGCTGATTTTATGTTTGGGTCAGAAAACTCCCAGTTTTCCAAATATAGTAATTAATTTATCATTAGCTTTTTTTGACAAGGTATATAGTGCAAAGAAAGCCAGTGAATCCAGTTTGCCTGCTCTAATCTCTGTCCTAACAGAAAGGTTATGATGACCTGCAGTCTATAGTGCCTACGTGCCAGCAGCAGTCTGAGTTTGCCATGGCCACGCAGAAGATGAGTAAAGCTACAGTCCTGCAGAAAAGTGAGAACCATAAAACACAAAGAATTTCTTTGTCACATGTCTTTTAGCCTGGAACTGAATGGCTCAGCAACTTGTGCGCATGTATGTGTTTGCAGCAATCGACTACATTCAGTTTCTCCACAAGGAAAAGAAGAAGCAGGAAGAGGAAGTTTCCACACTTAGGAAGGAGGTGATGGCATTGAAAATTATGAAAACGTGAGTGGTTGGTTAAACAGTATTCAGATGGGGCTCGCAGACGTCATTAACTTcttaagagagaaagaaaaaagtaaatatatatatatatatatatatatatatatatattgtatgtaccgaatttgacattattgccattcattttaatttaaatgttttacttcAGGTTGATACATTTAACATTACTCAATTATTGGGTAGAAAAAGATAAGCTGTCAACATACTACAAAGTTggctaaatattttccagattattagggatgcaccaatatgaacaTTTATTGGTCAATATGATACCAATTTTAACAAACTATAGGCcaataccaatattttgccatATGATCACTGTTTGGCTTagtaattttgatttaaaaatgtacaaagaggtacaaaagctattttattgttctaacaagattaaaaaatgaaaaataacatgatTTATGTGGGGggaaaagttattttgcattctAAACAATAGAAGTCACATTTGACATATAATGACAGAACATTACAAATTTAAATCATGAATTATATTTAATATCCTTTACTTTTTTgggtttcatttattttggtatgTTTATTATCTTGATTTTTATGtgtcttgtattttctttatcatttttatgtaaagcactttgaattaccattgtttgtcaaatgtgctatataaataaagttgccTTGCCTATTTATGTGTTTCTAGCAGGCACTGTCAGGGGGATTTATGACTATGCCACTGTCTCTCTTATGCAATGATAGATAACACCCCTTAAGATTGAACAAAACGACAGAAATACTGAAGAAAAATGTTACAATCAACTAGTATGGTAATATGATTTTCCAATACTGGCCTTGGGGAGtagcacctctcccaaagcaatCTGGAAAACTGATCTGATTCTATTCATTTAAACGGTAGCTGAAGGTCACTTAGATTGGACAAGACAAGGACAACCATGAAGCTCTGAGCACCCCCTTAGctcagtaaataaaaaatatcaattaCTTGATGTTATTTTCGACTCAACCAATCAACTCAAGTGTATTTTACATGATCACAACCCCTCTCTTTCttacatttatgtttttcagGAACTATGAGCACATTGTGAAAGCCCATCAGAATAACCCTCAGCAGGGCAGCGAGCAGGTGTCAGATCAGGTGAAGTTCAGCGTGTTTCAGAGCATCATGGACTCTTTGTTCCAGTCCTTCAGTGCCTCCGTCTCTGTCAGCAGCTTTCAGGAACTCTCTGCTTGTGTCTTCAGCTGGATCGAGGAGCACTGCAAACCCCAGGTACCTCCCAAAGTGCACATGCTCACACATTCAAGGCCTATTTGTACCTATCTGAATTCACACCAAGATGCAAATCAGTACACAATCAATTCGGGGATCCAAAATGTTTCCAgagaataatgaaaattctgcatCCGTttttgtgtgcatgagtgtgaaCTTGCTTTAATGGTCCCGAGTCCAACTACAATGTGATATGATACATAGATCTAAAATAATCTTGGATGAAATGCAACGCTAACTCAGATAACCTTGTTATCATCTCGGGGTGCGGTCTCTGGTTACTCATGCttcttctgtgttccacaaaagaaagaaagtcataggggttgaaacaacataaggatgagttaataactacagaatttttgctgaactgtttatataaacacaaagctcatgtcataaaaagtattcatAACACTGCTTAAACCAACTCGGATACGCACCTGTACCCTGAGGCATTACACATAATCTCAATCACTACACAAGAAACAGTAAGCTTCAGACAAAACCCTTCAAGTGTTCCTCTATCACAGTCACAGGCATTGGTAAACTCATTGAAAACTCGCAGACTGACCTTGTTTTCGGTGTTGTTGACAGACGCTGAGAGAGTTTGTGGTGACTGTACTGCAGCAGGTGAATGGGCAGATGTACTGAAACTCTAAAGCTGTCTGTCTGCCAGCCTCTCAGGCTGAGGGTGTGACATCCTTGTACCCAGCTATTATCCCATTCAAGAACACAGGAACtgtctcattcacacacactatACAGCAGGGCTTAAGCACACCAATGGACTGGGGTGCATTCAAGAACTTGCTTTAGTTAAGTTAGGCAAGTATTGATGATATTATACATGTAGTGTTTGCTGCAGTGAACCCAGTCAACAACTGTGGAATGCACTTTTCTCAGACCGGCTATCATTTCAATGGGCACTTTTAATGGTGCAGTTGTCATCTTATAACACTAGTAATTAAGAGGGTACTACATGTTTGCATATTTGCTATATTCTTAAATACCTTCTGGTGGTTCAGAAATTAAATCTTTATCGAGGAGCTTTATTTATAGAGGGTGGAAATCTAATCAAAGATTACTTCACAATGTTCTTGAACACACCCCAGTTCTAAAGTTTAATCAtatcattttgtttcatcagtatTCATATTTTCACATAGGCTTGTGATTCTGAGTCAAAGTAGCCAACATCATAAATGCTGCAGCTCTCAGAAAACTTCACAGCCTGCACACTGAAGTGTGAAATATGTCTCTCTCATTGTTGTATTGGAAACCTTTTATGATTTAGCTTGGTGTACTACATTTATTTATCTTCTTACctcatgtttaaataatttccCAAAGCACAACAGTTTCACCTTTGTGTACATGCTAATGCATCACTGTCATGTATGTTATATTTGTATCTTTTATTTGTTCATATCGGTTGGTTTTTATGCCCGAAAATCAGCTGAAATGGACTGTCCCGTATGCTTTAATATATCTAAGTTAGACAATGCTGAGCCAAGTCTAAGGTTTCTAAGTTCCCTCTCTTTGGGATGCTGTGACCAAAGATTGCAGTATCTACGCACAACGGATGAAAGATAAATCGTGTATTTTCACATTCTGTATATTTTCTGCATGTGTAGCTCAATTTTCAAAGTTTTATTCTAAACCTATGTTAATGGTTTGACATTGTGATCAGTATGTTCTCTCTGTGCTGCATAAACTGTCCTTGAAGACATCCGTGCATGGTAACAACTTCATGTGATGTGACTatccaaatatatttattttattgagtgtTTAACAGATGAAAGCATAGTGAAAATTAGAATTAAAATCTCAGGAAAACTTTTTTCTGTATCAAGACTTTTAAATAACAGATGATTGTACAATCACAGTTTGACCTGTGCTGGAAAAAGGGATGCCTTGATATTTTAAGCCATTAAGTGGAGAGAAAGGGTTGCCCACAAAAATTAGGCTAAGTCATGCTGAGCTAAACTATACTCCGTGCTTTTGCATTTCTGACTTCAAGaaaatctgaaatatttttgtaacagtataatttttaattaaaaaataaacaatgttcaaacttttctacagttgttgtttttctttctcaACATAACTTTTataaatttaattattatattttatttcttaatgCATTTCTCTCAAAGTCACCGAATCCTCTACCTCACTTTCCAACTGTTCCAGACATCTGGTGTCTGAGCTGCTCTAGTTACTGGTTTCCCAACAACTGTATTCATGGATTCTGAATTAAATCAGTGAGTCCTCCCATCAGATGTTGGGCATTGTCACTTTGTGGTCCTCATCTGTTTCAACCCCAGCCTCCTCCTgatttcaaacacacacaaattgaAAAGAAAAGGCTCGGGTAGGCAACATTAAAAAACATGCTGACAGATAATTTAGAGATCATTACTTGCAGATGCAATGGCTAAATGGTTTCTCTTGTCAGATAAAACAAGGTAGGAATGACTCACCAGAAACTGCTTTTTGCTCTTTGGGTAGCCCTCCAAAATAGCTCCAACCATATCAGAAACCTGGCAATAAAAGTGAAAATTACCATTTCTGATACCTTTGAAATTTAATTAAAAGCTGTGCATATCCTATCTTATAATAACATACACTatttggccaaaagtttgtggacaccccattctaattaacaaatttggttactccattaaatccagtctagaaaaatcttaatgtttctttatgtaatggcttaggctttgtgtgcttccaaatttgtggcaactgtttgggatagcccttttctgttccagcatgacaatgcccctgtgaacaaagtgaggtccataaagaaatggtttactgtgtctggcgtggaagaaattgactggcctgcacaaagcccagatctGATCCCCattgatcacttttggggtgaacagcaactgtaagtcaggccccgtCGACCAACATCatttcctgacctcactgatagccttgtgtctgaatgagagcaaatccctgcagccatgttactacatacagtatagtggaaagccttcccaaaagagtggaagctgttattacagcaaagagggaaattgatgcctaaggttttgaatcaaatgttcatcaagcacatatggtgtccacaaacttttggcttatagtgtatatacagttgaagtcagaaatttacatgcaccttacatacatttaaactcagtttttcacaattagtgacatttaattgtagaaaattccttgtcttaggtcagttaggatcactattttaagaatgtgaaatgtcagaataatagtagagagaatgatttatttcagcttttatttctttcatcacattcccagtgggtcagaagtttacatacaatttgttattatttggtagaccagaggacatttctccaaaaagtatgatctttgtccccatgtgcaattGCACATGGggatgttttactgtggatatagatacttatctacccgtttcctccagcatcttcacaaggtcctttgctgttgttctgggatttatttgcacttttcgcaccaaaatacgttcaactctaggagacagaatgcaactCTTTCCCGAGCGGTATTatgactgcgtggtcccatggtgtttatacttgcgtactattgtttgtacagatgaacgtggtaccttcaggcatttggaaattgctcccaaggatgaaccagacttgtggaggtccacaattttgtggaggtctttgctgatttcttttgattttcccatgatgtcaagcaaagaggcatggagtttgaaggtaggccttaaaatacatcca is a window from the Myxocyprinus asiaticus isolate MX2 ecotype Aquarium Trade chromosome 13, UBuf_Myxa_2, whole genome shotgun sequence genome containing:
- the LOC127450686 gene encoding max-like protein X isoform X2; this encodes MTENSASPEDPWLKTDGTFSDSGFDHSFFAESARKGSVVSRANSIGSTSASSVPNTDDEDSDNRHETPYKESYKDRRRQAHTQAEQKRRDAIKKGYDDLQSIVPTCQQQSEFAMATQKMSKATVLQKTIDYIQFLHKEKKKQEEEVSTLRKEVMALKIMKTNYEHIVKAHQNNPQQGSEQVSDQVKFSVFQSIMDSLFQSFSASVSVSSFQELSACVFSWIEEHCKPQTLREFVVTVLQQVNGQMY
- the LOC127450686 gene encoding max-like protein X isoform X1; amino-acid sequence: MTENSASPEDPWLKQTDGTFSDSGFDHSFFAESARKGSVVSRANSIGSTSASSVPNTDDEDSDNRHETPYKESYKDRRRQAHTQAEQKRRDAIKKGYDDLQSIVPTCQQQSEFAMATQKMSKATVLQKTIDYIQFLHKEKKKQEEEVSTLRKEVMALKIMKTNYEHIVKAHQNNPQQGSEQVSDQVKFSVFQSIMDSLFQSFSASVSVSSFQELSACVFSWIEEHCKPQTLREFVVTVLQQVNGQMY